A stretch of the Ictidomys tridecemlineatus isolate mIctTri1 chromosome 5, mIctTri1.hap1, whole genome shotgun sequence genome encodes the following:
- the Fbxl22 gene encoding F-box and leucine-rich protein 22 yields the protein MPFTMHITQLNRECLLHLFSFLDKDSRKSLARTCSQLHDVFEDPALWPLLHFRSLTELKKDNFLLGPALRSLSICWHSSQVQVCSIEDWLKSTFQRSICSRHESLVSDFLLQVCDRCPNLASVTLSGCGHVTDDCLARLLRSCPRLRALRLENCARVTNRTLAAVAAHGGALQTLHVDFCRNVSAAGLRRLRAACPRLVLRAEHSAAMIPDQVPRPPASGTALRKLLPS from the exons ATGCCGTTCACCATGCACATAACCCAGCTTAACCGGGAGTGCCTGCTgcatctcttctctttcctggacAAGGACAGCAGGAAGAGCCTCGCCAGGACCTGCTCCCAGCTCCATGATGTGTTTGAGGACCCTGCTCTTTGGCCTCTGCTGCACTTCCGTTCCCTCACTGAGCTTAAGAAGGACAACTTCCTTCTGGGCCCAGCGCTGCGCAGCCTGTCCATCTGCTGGCACTCCAGCCAGGTGCAGGTGTGCAGCATTGAGGACTGGCTTAAGAGCACCTTCCAGAGGAGCATCTGTAGCCGGCATGAGAGCCTGGTCAGTGATTTCCTCCTCCAGGTGTGTGACAG GTGCCCCAACCTGGCGTCCGTCACGCTGTCGGGCTGCGGCCACGTCACCGACGACTGCCTGGCCCGCCTGCTGCGCAGTTGCCCGCGCCTGCGCGCGCTGCGCCTGGAAAACTGCGCGCGCGTGACCAACCGCACGCTGGCGGCCGTGGCGGCGCACGGGGGCGCGCTGCAAACGCTGCACGTGGACTTCTGCCGCAACGTGAGCGCCGCGGGCCTGCGCCGCCTGCGCGCCGCCTGCCCGCGTCTGGTCCTGCGCGCCGAACACAGCGCCGCCATGATCCCCGACCAAGTCCCGCGCCCGCCAGCGTCGGGCACGGCTCTCCGCAAGCTGCTGCCTAGCTAG